A window of the Parvularcula bermudensis HTCC2503 genome harbors these coding sequences:
- the rpsK gene encoding 30S ribosomal protein S11 translates to MARQPQRQAVRRRERKNIVNGVVHVNASFNNTMVTITDEQGNAVSWSSAGHMGFKGSRKSTPFAAQMAAEDAAKKAMDHGLKSVDVLVRGPGSGRESALRALQSAGLTVTNIRDVTPIPHNGVRPRKRRRV, encoded by the coding sequence ATGGCACGCCAACCGCAACGTCAGGCCGTCCGCCGTCGCGAACGGAAGAATATCGTCAATGGCGTCGTTCATGTGAACGCGTCCTTCAACAACACGATGGTGACCATCACCGACGAGCAGGGCAATGCTGTGTCGTGGTCGTCCGCTGGGCATATGGGCTTTAAGGGGTCGCGCAAATCGACGCCCTTTGCGGCACAGATGGCCGCTGAGGATGCCGCGAAAAAGGCAATGGACCACGGCCTCAAATCGGTGGACGTTCTGGTCCGGGGTCCGGGGTCTGGTCGGGAGAGCGCTCTTCGGGCGTTGCAGTCCGCGGGCCTGACCGTCACCAATATTCGTGACGTGACGCCGATTCCCCATAATGGTGTCCGGCCGCGCAAGCGTCGTCGGGTCTGA